From Pongo pygmaeus isolate AG05252 chromosome 1, NHGRI_mPonPyg2-v2.0_pri, whole genome shotgun sequence, one genomic window encodes:
- the KLF18 gene encoding Kruppel-like factor 18, producing MDSSLLQAIEEIENFFQHLSEQHAEQAETPDAPEPQNCMPLTAHAEESQHESTQSKMMPPLGSTMMTSACTNTPGTVLTQDLTMCALKALEDLSETYSMGQKVTSFDDQIKHTAGSQMTDVTDTPKSSPTDCQKTTITASNITVSSESSQLNTPSSDQTLNENQTPALHGDQMKTLSDNQTLCGDQVTFSSDQTLTDGHTVTSSSDETLSGGQMTTSLDLYGGQKMTSIDNQTLCGEQMTTSSGHQALCGEQVTTSTGNQTLYGGQMTTSTGNQALYGEQVTTSTSNQTICGEQVTTSISNQTFCGEQVTTSTGNQMLYGGQMTTSTGNQTLYCGQMTTSTGNQTLHGEQMTTSTGNQTLYREQMMTSTSNQTHCGEQMTTSTGNQNLYREQMMTSTSNQTLCGEQMTTSPGNQALYGGQMTTSTSNQALYGGQMTTSTSNQTLYGGQMTTSTSNQTLCGEQMMTSTSNQTLYGGQMMTSTGNQTLYGGQNMMTSTFNQNLYGGQNMTPIDNQAVYGGQMATYSGNPTLYGDQMLTLQVGNMTTLTDDHSLYGGYMMPHQFLSLPYPGFLCFSSSHLIQGQLPEKQKTQSCQFWKNPEVSRPYVCTYEDCKMSYSKACHLRIHMRKHTGEKPYVCDVEGCTWKFARSDELNRHKKRHTGERPYLCSICSKNFARSDHLKQHAKVHNIRPGL from the exons ATGGATTCCAGTCTCCTCCAGGCAATTGAGGAAATTGAGAATTTTTTCCAGCATCTCTCTGAGCAACATGCAGAACAGGCAGAAACCCCAGATGCACCAGAACCACAGAACTGTATGCCTCTGACTGCCCATGCTGAGGAGAGCCAACATGAGTCAACCCAGAGCAAGATGATGCCTCCCTTGGGGTCCACAATGATGACTTCTGCATGCACTAACACCCCCGGGACAGTTCTCACCCAGGACTTAACAATGTGCGCTCTTAAAGCCCTTGAAGACCTAAGTGAGACTTATTCCATGGGCCAGAAAGTGACTTCCTTTGATGATCAGATAAAACACACAGCAGGTTCCCAGATGACAGATGTTACTGACACCCCAAAGTCATCACCCACTGATTGCCAGAAGACAACCATCACTGCAAGCAACATAACAGTCTCCAGTGAAAGTAGCCAGCTGAACACCCCAAGTAGTGACCAGACCCTCAATGAGAATCAGACACCAGCCCTGCATGGAGATCAGATGAAGACCCTCAGTGATAACCAGACTCTCTGTGGGGACCAGGTGACCTTCAGTAGTGACCAGACCCTCACTGATGGTCATACAGTGACTTCCAGTAGTGATGAGACCCTCTCTGGGGGCCAGATGACAACCAGTCTAGACCTCTATGGAGGGCAAAAGATGACTTCCATTGATAACCAGACCCTCTGTGGGGAGCAGATGACGACCTCCAGTGGTCACCAGGCCCTCTGTGGGGAGCAGGTGACAACATCCACTGGTAACCAGACTCTCTATGGGGGGCAGATGACGACCTCCACTGGTAACCAGGCCCTCTACGGGGAGCAGGTGACGACCTCCACTAGTAACCAGACCATCTGTGGGGAGCAGGTGACAACCTCCATTAGTAACCAGACCTTCTGTGGGGAGCAGGTGACGACCTCCACTGGTAACCAGATGCTCTACGGGGGGCAGATGACGACCTCCACTGGTAACCAGACCCTCTACTGTGGGCAGATGACGACCTCCACTGGTAACCAGACCCTCCATGGAGAGCAGATGACGACCTCCACTGGTAACCAGACCCTCTACAGGGAGCAGATGATGACCTCCACTAGTAACCAGACCCACTGTGGAGAGCAGATGACGACCTCCACTGGTAACCAGAACCTCTACAGGGAGCAGATGATGACCTCCACTAGTAACCAGACCCTCTGTGGAGAGCAGATGACAACCTCCCCTGGTAACCAGGCCCTCTACGGGGGACAGATGACGACCTCCACTAGTAACCAGGCCCTCTACGGGGGACAGATGACGACCTCCACCAGTAACCAGACCCTCTACGGGGGACAGATGACGACCTCCACCAGTAACCAGACCCTCTGTGGAGAGCAGATGATGACCTCCACTAGTAACCAGACCCTCTACGGGGGGCAGATGATGACCTCCACTGGTAACCAGACTCTCTACGGGGGACAGAATATGATGACCTCCACTTTTAACCAGAACCTTTACGGGGGGCAGAATATGACCCCCATTGATAACCAGGCCGTCTATGGAGGCCAGATGGCAACGTATAGTGGCAACCCAACCCTCTATGGGGACCAGATGCTGACTCTTCAGGTGGGCAATATGACAACGCTCACTGATGACCACAGCCTTTATGGGGGATATATGATGCCCCATCAGTTCTTATCATTGCCATACCCAGGATTCCTATGCTTTTCAAGTTCCCATTTGATTCAAGGACAACTCCCAGAAAAGCAGAAGACACAGAGCTGCCAGTTCTGGAAGAATCCTGAGGTTTCAAGGCCCTATGTCTGCACTTACGAGGACTGCAAGATGTCTTATTCAAAGGCTTGCCACCTCCGAATACACATGCGCAAGCACACCG GGGAGAAGCCCTATGTATGCGATGTAGAGGGATGTACGTGGAAATTTGCCCGCTCAGATGAGCTCAACAGACACAAGAAAAGGCACACTGGGGAAAGGCCCTACCTGTGTTCAATATGCAGCAAGAATTTTGCAAGATCTGATCACCTAAAGCAGCATGCAAAGGTCCACAACATTCGCCCAGGATTATGA